In Odontesthes bonariensis isolate fOdoBon6 chromosome 6, fOdoBon6.hap1, whole genome shotgun sequence, one genomic interval encodes:
- the rab3c gene encoding ras-related protein Rab-3C isoform X1, producing the protein MDLYGKMAATQDVKGKGEGGDQNFDYMFKLLIIGNSSVGKTSFLFRYADDAFTSAFVSTVGIDFKVKTVYKNDKRIKLQIWDTAGQERYRTITTAYYRGAMGFILMYDITNEESFGAVQDWSTQIKTYSWDNAQVVLAANKCDMDEERVVSVDSGRLLAEQLGFEFFETSAKDNINVKQTFERLVDLICDKMSESLDTDPAVTTGAPTAKLTDSAPPLQPQGCNC; encoded by the exons ATGGACTTGTATGGGAAG ATGGCTGCCACTCAGGATGTCAAAGggaaaggagaaggaggagaccAAAATTTTGACTACATGTTCAAGCTGCTGATCATTGGCAACAGCAGTGTGGGCAAAACGTCCTTTCTCTTCCGCTATGCCGATGACGCCTTCACTTCAGCTTTTGTCAGCACAGTGGGCATCGACTTCAAAGTGAAGACTGTATACAAGAATGACAAGAGGATCAAACTGCAGATCTGG GACACTGCAGGCCAGGAGCGCTACAGGACCATCACCACTGCTTATTACAGAGGCGCCATGGGCTTCATCCTCATGTATGACATCACCAACGAGGAGTCCTTCGGCGCTGTGCAGGACTG GTCGACCCAGATAAAGACCTACTCATGGGATAATGCTCAGGTGGTGCTGGCTGCGAATAAGTGTGATATGGACGAAGAGAGAGTGGTCTCAGTGGATAGTGGTAGACTGCTGGCAGAGCAATTGG GTTTTGAGTTCTTTGAGACAAGCGCCAAAGACAACATCAACGTGAAGCAGACCTTTGAGCGTCTCGTTGATTTAATTTGCGACAAGATGTCTGAGAGCTTGGACACTGATCCTGCCGTCACCACAGGAGCCCCTACTGCCAAACTCACAGACAGCGCTCCGCCCCTCCAACCGCAGGGATGCAACTGTTAG
- the rab3c gene encoding ras-related protein Rab-3C isoform X2 produces the protein MAATQDVKGKGEGGDQNFDYMFKLLIIGNSSVGKTSFLFRYADDAFTSAFVSTVGIDFKVKTVYKNDKRIKLQIWDTAGQERYRTITTAYYRGAMGFILMYDITNEESFGAVQDWSTQIKTYSWDNAQVVLAANKCDMDEERVVSVDSGRLLAEQLGFEFFETSAKDNINVKQTFERLVDLICDKMSESLDTDPAVTTGAPTAKLTDSAPPLQPQGCNC, from the exons ATGGCTGCCACTCAGGATGTCAAAGggaaaggagaaggaggagaccAAAATTTTGACTACATGTTCAAGCTGCTGATCATTGGCAACAGCAGTGTGGGCAAAACGTCCTTTCTCTTCCGCTATGCCGATGACGCCTTCACTTCAGCTTTTGTCAGCACAGTGGGCATCGACTTCAAAGTGAAGACTGTATACAAGAATGACAAGAGGATCAAACTGCAGATCTGG GACACTGCAGGCCAGGAGCGCTACAGGACCATCACCACTGCTTATTACAGAGGCGCCATGGGCTTCATCCTCATGTATGACATCACCAACGAGGAGTCCTTCGGCGCTGTGCAGGACTG GTCGACCCAGATAAAGACCTACTCATGGGATAATGCTCAGGTGGTGCTGGCTGCGAATAAGTGTGATATGGACGAAGAGAGAGTGGTCTCAGTGGATAGTGGTAGACTGCTGGCAGAGCAATTGG GTTTTGAGTTCTTTGAGACAAGCGCCAAAGACAACATCAACGTGAAGCAGACCTTTGAGCGTCTCGTTGATTTAATTTGCGACAAGATGTCTGAGAGCTTGGACACTGATCCTGCCGTCACCACAGGAGCCCCTACTGCCAAACTCACAGACAGCGCTCCGCCCCTCCAACCGCAGGGATGCAACTGTTAG
- the LOC142382190 gene encoding adenine nucleotide translocase lysine N-methyltransferase isoform X1: MCCLSLASRSNTLFAMEDSIELILEEHRGIFLTNRPHPIVSACTGALLAGLYGVWSLFAMPGFRKIPWSLKVPYLPSSKGQMQNVMKLLEGQRGRLADLGSGDGRLVFAASNAGFQCTGFEVNSILVAYARSKAYWSGIPSSQATFVKKDFWKTDLSSYNNVTAFLAPGVMEVLGEKLLKELPDDARVIACRFPFSSWPQKSSVGSGLEQTYAYDISTVRSHFRSPLSTAAK; encoded by the exons ATGTGTTGTTTGTCCTTAGCCAGTCGTTCAAACACACTCTTTGCAATGGAGGACTCGATTGAGTTGATTCTGGAAGAGCACAGGGGGATCTTTCTGACCAACAGACCCCATCCCATCGTGTCCGCCTGCACAGGCGCTTTGCTCGCAGGCCTGTATGGAGTATGGAGCCTCTTTGCCATGCCTGGTTTCCGCAAAATCCCTTGGAGCCTCAAG GTTCCTTACTTGCCATCCAGTAAAGGTCAGATGCAGAATGTTATGAAGCTTCTCGAAGGACAAAGAGGACGTTTAGCAGATCTGGGGTCAGGAGATGGAAGACTG GTGTTTGCTGCATCTAATGCTGGTTTCCAGTGCACAGGGTTTGAGGTTAACTCCATTTTAGTGGCATATGCAAGGAGCAAGGCCTATTGGAGCGGAATCCCTTCTAGCCAGGCAACTTTTGTAAAAAAAGATTTCTGGAAG ACTGACCTGTCCTCTTACAACAATGTGACAGCTTTCCTTGCTCCAGGAGTG ATGGAGGTGCTGGGAGAAAAGCTATTGAAAGAGCTTCCCGATGATGCTCGTGTCATCGCTTGCCGCTTTCCCTTTTCTAGCTGGCCACAAAAATCATCTGTTGGCTCAGGACTTGAACAGACTTATGCTTATGACATCAGCACTGTGCGCTCACACTTTAGAAGTCCACTGAGCACAGCGGCAAAATAA
- the LOC142382190 gene encoding adenine nucleotide translocase lysine N-methyltransferase isoform X2, with protein sequence MEDSIELILEEHRGIFLTNRPHPIVSACTGALLAGLYGVWSLFAMPGFRKIPWSLKVPYLPSSKGQMQNVMKLLEGQRGRLADLGSGDGRLVFAASNAGFQCTGFEVNSILVAYARSKAYWSGIPSSQATFVKKDFWKTDLSSYNNVTAFLAPGVMEVLGEKLLKELPDDARVIACRFPFSSWPQKSSVGSGLEQTYAYDISTVRSHFRSPLSTAAK encoded by the exons ATGGAGGACTCGATTGAGTTGATTCTGGAAGAGCACAGGGGGATCTTTCTGACCAACAGACCCCATCCCATCGTGTCCGCCTGCACAGGCGCTTTGCTCGCAGGCCTGTATGGAGTATGGAGCCTCTTTGCCATGCCTGGTTTCCGCAAAATCCCTTGGAGCCTCAAG GTTCCTTACTTGCCATCCAGTAAAGGTCAGATGCAGAATGTTATGAAGCTTCTCGAAGGACAAAGAGGACGTTTAGCAGATCTGGGGTCAGGAGATGGAAGACTG GTGTTTGCTGCATCTAATGCTGGTTTCCAGTGCACAGGGTTTGAGGTTAACTCCATTTTAGTGGCATATGCAAGGAGCAAGGCCTATTGGAGCGGAATCCCTTCTAGCCAGGCAACTTTTGTAAAAAAAGATTTCTGGAAG ACTGACCTGTCCTCTTACAACAATGTGACAGCTTTCCTTGCTCCAGGAGTG ATGGAGGTGCTGGGAGAAAAGCTATTGAAAGAGCTTCCCGATGATGCTCGTGTCATCGCTTGCCGCTTTCCCTTTTCTAGCTGGCCACAAAAATCATCTGTTGGCTCAGGACTTGAACAGACTTATGCTTATGACATCAGCACTGTGCGCTCACACTTTAGAAGTCCACTGAGCACAGCGGCAAAATAA
- the plk2b gene encoding serine/threonine-protein kinase PLK2b — protein sequence MEVQRNTGLQQTNGSTMCESTQRSCEPRRKRADERSAPSEMARIITDPATGKCYCRGKVLGKGGFAKCYEMTDLSTSKVYAAKIIPHTRVSKPHQREKIDREIELHRALHHKHIVHFYHHFEDKENIYILLEYCSRKSLAHILKARKVLTEPEVRYYLKQIVSGLKYLHEQEILHRDLKLGNFFVSEAMELKVGDFGLAAKLEPAGNRRKTICGTPNYLSPEVLNKQGHGCESDIWALGCVMYTMLLGRPPFETTNLKETYRCIREARYSLPSSLSLQAKQLIASLLAKIPEDRPNLDHILRHDFFTQGFSPERLPASCCHSAPDFHVSSPAKSFFKKAAAALFGGKRDKVKYYETLNKLTKEEEEIYKLQHDMERTVISQQQSKKMSENGSLLPPSAGSPVTLATESQSPTTQDTIRLIVRGSLGSCSSSSECLEDSTTGSVAETVASVLRGCLEKMPKANDIPSASNSCNLQWVTKWVDYSNKYGFGYQLSDYTVGVLFNNGTHMSLLPDRKTIHYYAELGQRSVFPTCEVPEHFVGQVTVLKYFSHYMEENLMDGGDLGTITDAHMPRLYLLQWLKSDRALMMLFNNGTFQVNFYHDHTKIILCSQKDEYVLTYINEDRVSKTFNLSSLLTSGCPTDLRQRLVYSLNMLLQRCS from the exons ATGGAAGTACAGAGAAATACCGGGCTTCAACAGACAAACGGCAGCACCATGTGTGAATCAACGCAGAGGTCCTGCGAACCCCGTAGGAAGAGAGCGGATGAGCGCAGTGCACCCTCAGAAATGGCACGGATAATCACCGATCCTGCCACGGGCAAGTGCTACTGCCGTGGAAAAGTTTTGGGAAAG GGAGGGTTTGCAAAATGCTATGAGATGACCGACCTCTCCACCAGCAAAGTATACGCAGCCAAGATCATCCCACATACGCGCGTCTCCAAACCTCACCAGCGAGAGAAG ATTGACAGAGAAATTGAGCTTCACAGAGCACTGCACCATAAACACATTGTGCACTTTTATCACCATTTTGAGGACAAGGAGAACATCTACATCCTGTTGGAATACTGTAGTAGAAAA TCCTTAGCCCACATCCTCAAGGCTCGCAAAGTGCTTACTGAACCAGAGGTGCGTTATTACCTGAAACAGATTGTCTCTGGACTGAAGTACCTGCATGAACAAGAAATCCTCCACAGAGACCTTAAATTGG GTAACTTTTTTGTGAGTGAGGCGATGGAACTGAAGGTTGGGGACTTTGGTCTGGCTGCCAAGTTAGAGCCAGCGGGAAACAGGAGGAAGACGATCTGCGGGACTCCCAACTACCTGTCCCCTGAGGTGCTCAACAAGCAGGGTCATGGCTGTGAATCTGACATCTGGGCCTTAGGCTGTGTAAT GTACACTATGCTGTTGGGCCGCCCACCATTTGAAACCACCAACCTGAAGGAGACATACAGATGTATTAGAGAGGCGCGTTACTCCCTTCCCTCCTCCCTGTCGCTACAGGCTAAGCAGCTAATTGCCAGCCTGTTGGCCAAGATTCCAGAGGACAGACCCAACCTGGACCACATTCTGAGGCACGACTTCTTCACTCAG GGCTTCAGTCCAGAGCGTCTGCCGGCTAGCTGCTGCCATTCAGCACCAGATTTCCATGTTTCTAGTCCAGCCAAGAGTTTCTTTaagaaagctgctgctgcacTATTTGGTGGGAAGAGGGACAAGGTCAAATACTACGAGACTTTGA ATAAGTTaactaaggaggaggaagaaatcTACAAACTGCAGCATGACATGGAGAGAACTGTCATCAGCCAACAACAGAGCAAAAAGATGTCTGAG AATGGAAGTCTACTTCCGCCATCTGCCGGGAGTCCCGTTACCCTGGCAACAGAGAGCCAGTCCCCGACAACGCAAGATACCATCCGTCTGATCGTCAGGGGGAGTCtgggcagctgcagcagcagtagTGAAT GTCTGGAGGACAGCACGACAGGGAGCGTGGCTGAGACTGTTGCAAGTGTTTTGAGGGGATGTCTGGAGAAAATGCCTAAAG CAAATGACATTCCTTCAGCCTCAAACAGTTGCAATCTTCAGTGGGTGACTAAATGGGTGGACTACTCCAACAAGTATGGCTTTGGCTACCAGTTGTCTGATTACACCGTGGGAGTTCTCTTCAACAACGGCACTCACATGAGCCTCCTGCCTGACAGAAA GACCATCCATTACTATGCAGAGTTGGGACAGCGCTCAGTCTTCCCCACCTGTGAGGTTCCTGAGCACTTTGTGGGCCAGGTGACTGTGCTCAAGTATTTTTCACACTACATGGAGGAAAACCTTATGGAT GGCGGAGACCTCGGTACTATCACAGATGCACACATGCCCAGACTCTACCTGCTGCAGTGGCTCAAGTCCGACCGCGCCCTCATGATGCTCTTTAACAACGGCACTTTCCAG GTTAACTTTTACCACGATCACACCAAGATCATCCTGTGTTCCCAGAAGGATGAGTATGTGCTGACATACATCAACGAGGACCGGGTCTCCAAAACCTTCAACCTTAGCTCCCTGTTGACGTCCGGTTGCCCCACTGATCTGCGTCAGCGTTTGGTGTACTCCCTCAACATGCTTCTGCAGAGGTGCAGCTAA